In Pseudomonas sp. PDNC002, the DNA window CGCTCTCGGTAGCACCGCCCAGGCCGCCGACGAAGTGGTGGTCTATTCCTCGCGCATCGACGAGCTGATCAAACCAGTGTTCGACGCCTACACCCAGGCCACCGGGGTGAAGATCAAGTTCATCACCGACAAGGAAGCGCCGCTGATGGCGCGGATCAAGGCCGAAGGTGCCAACACCCCCGCCGACCTGCTGCTCACCGTGGACGCCGGCAACCTGTGGCAGGCCGAGAAGATGGGCATCCTGCAGCCCTTCGATTCGCCGACCCTGGATGCCAACATCCCGCCGCAATACCGCTCCGGCACCGATAGCTGGACCGGCCTGTCGCTGCGCGCGCGGACCATCGCCTATTCGACCCAACGGGTGAAGCCCGAGGAACTGTCGACCTACGAAGAGCTGGCCGATCCGAAATGGGAAGGTCGCCTGTGCCTGCGCACCGCGAAGAAGGTCTACAACCAGTCGCTGACCGCCACCTTGATCGAGACCCACGGCGCCGAGAAGACCGAGGAAATCCTCAAGGGCTGGGTGAACAACCTGGCCACCGACGTGTTCTCCGACGACAACGCACTGCTGCAGGCCATTGCCGCCGGGCAGTGCGACGTCGGCATCGTCAACACCTACTACTACGGTCGTATGCACCGGGACAATCCGCAGCTGCCGGTGAAGCTGTTCTGGCCGAACCAGGGCGACCGTGGCGTGCACGTCAACCTGTCGGGCATCGGCCTGACCAAGCATGCGCCGCATCCGGAAGCCGCGAAGAAGCTGGTGGAGTGGATGACCGGCGCGGATGCCCAGGCGCTGTTCGCCGGCATCAACCAGGAGTTCCCGGCCAACCCGAAGGTGGCGCCGTCGCAGGAAGTAGCGGCCTGGGGTGGGTTCAAGGCCGACAGTATTCCGGTGGAAGTCGCCGGCAAGCGCCAGGCCGAGGCGATCAAGCTGATGGATCGCGCCGGCTGGAACTGATCAAGGCACCGGCGCCTCAGCGGGTGCCGGTGTCGTCCTTGTGATCCACCGAGAGCGCCTTGCCGTTCTCCGCCAGCAGGCAGATGAACTGGCCGTCGGACTTGTCGCCCTGGCGCAGCTGGGCACGCAGCAACTTGCTGGCATGCTGGCCGTCCACCTCGCCGTCGAAGGCTTCTTCCTGGATCGAGCCCGGTTCGATCCAGGTACGCTGCCAGCGCTCCTGCAACTGCGGGTTCTCGGCCAGGATGCGCGTGGCGAGGTCCAGGCAGGCCTCCATTGGAGTCGGTTCGTCGGCCAGGACGTGGCCGCACAGTGGCAGAAGTAGCAGCCCGCAGAGTGCGCGAGGGGAAAACATGGCTTTTTCCTTGGCAGGTTGGAATGGCAGAGTGGGCGATTCGACCGCCCTAGCTTGCGGTTTATCCCCGTCGCCTGAGGATCAGTTGATTTCGAGTTCAATGAGGGAAGTTTTCCCTTGATGATTCGGAAGAGTCCTCAGAAACACCTTACCGATGTTTGGAAACACCGACGCATGCGCGCCAACCGCTGGACTCCCATCACTTTCGCCGTCGCCGCCCTGGTGCTGCTGCCCATCAGCGTGCTGTTGCTGAGCTGGGCGGAAATCGATCGCGAGATCTGGTTGCACCTGTGGGAGACCCAGATGCCGCGCCTGCTGGGCAACACGCTGATCCTGGTGGGTGGCGTGGGCATCGGTGTGACCGTGCTGGGCGTGAGCCTCGCCTGGCTCACCAGCCTGTGCGAATTCCCCGGTCGGCGCTGGCTGGACTGGGCGCTGATGCTGCCCTTCGCGGTGCCGGCTTACGTGTTGGCGTTCGTCTTCGTCGGCCTGCTGGATTTCTCCGGCCCTGTACAGACGCTGCTGCGCGAGTGGTTCGGCAGCGGCCTGCGCCTGCCCCGCGTGCGCTCCACCGGCGGTGTGATCACCGTGCTGGTGCTGGTCTTCTATCCCTACGTCTACCTGCTGGCGCGCACCGCCTTCCTTGCCCAGGGTCGCGGCCTGACCGAGGCGGCGCGGGTGCTGGGCCTGTCGCCACTGGCGGCGTTCTGGCGGGTCGCCCTGCCCATGGCGCGGCCGGCCATCGGTGCCGGACTGGCGCTGGCGATCATGGAGACCCTGGCGGATTTCGGCACCGTCTCGGTGTTCAACTTCGATACCTTCACCACCGCCGTCTACAAGACCTGGTATGGCTTCTACAGCCTCTCCAGCGCCACCCAGCTGGCCAGCCTATTGCTGCTGTTCGTCATGCTGGTGCTACTGGGCGAGCGCTACAGCCGTGGCCGCAGTGGCGTACCGAGCGAGCGCCCGCGCGGCGCGGCGCTGTACCGGCTGCACGGCTGGAAAGCCTTCGCCGCCAGCGCCTGGTGTCTGCTGGTGTTCGCCTGTGCCTTCATCATCCCGGTGCTGCAACTGCTGGTGTGGGTCTGGCAGAAGGGCCGTTTCGACCTGGACGAGCGCTACTGGGGGCTGATCCTGCACAGCCTCTACCTGGGCGGTTTCGCTGCGTTGATCACGGTGGCCGTGGCGCTGCTGCTGGCTTTTGCCCGGCGCCTGTCGCCGACGCCGGCGGTGCGTTCGGCGGTCGGTATCTCCAACCTCGGTTATGCGCTACCCGGCTCGGTGCTGGCGGTGGCGATCATGCTGGCCTTCAGCTGGCTGGATAATCACGCGGTGATCCCGCTCTCCAGCGCCCTGGGCGGGGCGGGCAAGCCGCTGCTGCTGGGAAGCCTCGGTGCGCTGCTGGTTGCCTATCTGATCCGCTTCATGGCGGTGGCCTACAACCCGCTGGAAGGGGCGTTGGCGAGGATTCGCCCATCGTTGCCAGAAGCTTCTCGTAGCCTGGGCGTCGGCGGAGTCGGGTTGTTCTTTCGTGTCTACCTTCCGCTGTTGGTGCCGGGAGCCATGAGCGCCGCGTTGCTGGTGTTCGTCGACGTCCTGAAGGAAATGCCGGCCACCCTGCTGATGCGTCCATTTGGCTGGGACACCCTGGCGGTCCGAGTCTTCGAAATGACCAGCGAAGGCGAGTGGGCGCGGGCGGCATTACCGGCGTTGACGCTGGTGCTAGTAGGACTGTTCCCGGTTATCGGCCTGATTCGCCGCTCGGCGCGACCGACCGGTTCTTCGCGGCCCTGAGATTCGGCCGTCGGACAAGCTGTCCAGAGGGCGGTCATGCGACTACAATGCGCGCGTTTCGTGCGGGCCGTACTCGCGCTCCGCACCCGCCTCGCCCGGAAGGAGAACACCCATGGGACAGCGCACGCCGCTCTATGATTTGCACGTCGCCCTCGGCGCCAAGATCGTCGATTTCGGCGGTTGGGACATGCCGTTGCACTACGGTTCGCAAGTCGAAGAGCACCACCAGGTACGTCGCGATTGCGGCGTGTTCGACGTTTCCCACATGACCGTGGTGGACGTCACCGGTCCGCAGGCGAAGGAATACCTGCAGCGACTCCTGGCCAACGACGTCGAACGACTCAAGACCCCGGGCAAGGCGCTGTACAGCGGCATGCTCAACGAGCGTGGCGGGGTGGTCGACGACCTCATCGTCTACCTCGGCGTGTATGGCTACCGCGTGGTGGTCAACGCCTCCACCCGCGACAAGGACATTGCCTGGATGCAGGCCCATACCGAAGGCTTCGACGTCACCCTGACCGAACGCCCCGATCTGGCGATGCTGGCCGTCCAGGGTCCGAACGCCCGCGAGAAGACCGCCGAGCTGGTCACGCCCTCGCGCGCTGCGCTGATCCGCGAACTCAAGCCCTTCCAGGGCAAGGCCGACGGTGACTGGTTCATCGCCCGCACCGGCTATACCGGCGAGGACGGCCTGGAAATCATGCTGCCGGCCGTCGAGGCGCAAGGCTTCCTCAACGACCTGGTTGGCGCCGGCATTTCCCCGGCTGGCCTGGGCGCGCGCGACACGCTGCGCCTGGAAGCCGGGATGAACCTCTACGGCCAGGACATGGACGAAGACGTCACCCCGCTGGCCGCCAACATGGCCTGGACCATCGCCTGGGAGCCCGAAAGCCGCGACTTCATCGGCCGCCAGGCGCTGCAAGCCCAGCAGGCGGCCGGCGATGCGCCCAAGCTGGTCGGTCTGGTGCTGGAGGAGCGCGGCGTCCTGCGCGCCCACCAGGTGGTTCGCGTCGCCGGTGTCGGCGAAGGCGAGATCACCAGCGGCAGTTTCTCCCCGACGCTTGGCAAGTCCATCGCCCTGGCCCGTGTGCCGGCGGCCACCGGTGACCGCGCCGAAGTGGAAATCCGTGGCAAGTGGTATCCCGTTCGCGTCGTTCAGCCGAATTTCGTGCGTCATGGCAAAGCCCTGATCTAAATTGCATGATCTAACTTGCAGTGGGCGGTATCGCCGCCCGTCGCCCAGTCCTCGAGGAAAAACAAGATGAGCAATATTCCCGCCGATCTGCGTTACGCCGCCAGCCACGAGTGGGCGCGCCTGGAAGCCGACGGTAGCGTGACCGTGGGCATCTCCGACCATGCCCAGGAAGCCCTGGGCGACGTGGTCTTTGTCGAACTGCCGGAAGTGGGCAAGACCCTCGCCGCCGGCCAGGAAGCCGGTGTCGTCGAGTCGGTGAAGGCCGCCTCGGACATCTATGCCCCGGTGAGCGGCGAAGTCATCGCCATCAACGAGGTGCTGGCCGACACCCCCGAAGAAGTGAACAACGATCCGTACGGTTCCTGGTTCTTCAAGCTCAAGCCGAGCAACCCGGCCGAGCTGGACAAGCTGCTCGATGCCGCCGGCTATCGCGCCGCCAGCGACGCTGACGCCTAAGACACTGCTGTACACACAGGCCTCGACTCGTCGGGGCCTGTTCTTTTCAGGGAACGCCCTTTCGAGACCGTGGCCATGTCGAACACCCCTTCGCTTTCCCAGCTGCACCAGCCT includes these proteins:
- the gcvH gene encoding glycine cleavage system protein GcvH, which encodes MSNIPADLRYAASHEWARLEADGSVTVGISDHAQEALGDVVFVELPEVGKTLAAGQEAGVVESVKAASDIYAPVSGEVIAINEVLADTPEEVNNDPYGSWFFKLKPSNPAELDKLLDAAGYRAASDADA
- the gcvT gene encoding glycine cleavage system aminomethyltransferase GcvT, which translates into the protein MGQRTPLYDLHVALGAKIVDFGGWDMPLHYGSQVEEHHQVRRDCGVFDVSHMTVVDVTGPQAKEYLQRLLANDVERLKTPGKALYSGMLNERGGVVDDLIVYLGVYGYRVVVNASTRDKDIAWMQAHTEGFDVTLTERPDLAMLAVQGPNAREKTAELVTPSRAALIRELKPFQGKADGDWFIARTGYTGEDGLEIMLPAVEAQGFLNDLVGAGISPAGLGARDTLRLEAGMNLYGQDMDEDVTPLAANMAWTIAWEPESRDFIGRQALQAQQAAGDAPKLVGLVLEERGVLRAHQVVRVAGVGEGEITSGSFSPTLGKSIALARVPAATGDRAEVEIRGKWYPVRVVQPNFVRHGKALI
- a CDS encoding iron ABC transporter permease, whose amino-acid sequence is MRANRWTPITFAVAALVLLPISVLLLSWAEIDREIWLHLWETQMPRLLGNTLILVGGVGIGVTVLGVSLAWLTSLCEFPGRRWLDWALMLPFAVPAYVLAFVFVGLLDFSGPVQTLLREWFGSGLRLPRVRSTGGVITVLVLVFYPYVYLLARTAFLAQGRGLTEAARVLGLSPLAAFWRVALPMARPAIGAGLALAIMETLADFGTVSVFNFDTFTTAVYKTWYGFYSLSSATQLASLLLLFVMLVLLGERYSRGRSGVPSERPRGAALYRLHGWKAFAASAWCLLVFACAFIIPVLQLLVWVWQKGRFDLDERYWGLILHSLYLGGFAALITVAVALLLAFARRLSPTPAVRSAVGISNLGYALPGSVLAVAIMLAFSWLDNHAVIPLSSALGGAGKPLLLGSLGALLVAYLIRFMAVAYNPLEGALARIRPSLPEASRSLGVGGVGLFFRVYLPLLVPGAMSAALLVFVDVLKEMPATLLMRPFGWDTLAVRVFEMTSEGEWARAALPALTLVLVGLFPVIGLIRRSARPTGSSRP
- a CDS encoding Fe(3+) ABC transporter substrate-binding protein, producing the protein MLARKGLLATLLLAALGSTAQAADEVVVYSSRIDELIKPVFDAYTQATGVKIKFITDKEAPLMARIKAEGANTPADLLLTVDAGNLWQAEKMGILQPFDSPTLDANIPPQYRSGTDSWTGLSLRARTIAYSTQRVKPEELSTYEELADPKWEGRLCLRTAKKVYNQSLTATLIETHGAEKTEEILKGWVNNLATDVFSDDNALLQAIAAGQCDVGIVNTYYYGRMHRDNPQLPVKLFWPNQGDRGVHVNLSGIGLTKHAPHPEAAKKLVEWMTGADAQALFAGINQEFPANPKVAPSQEVAAWGGFKADSIPVEVAGKRQAEAIKLMDRAGWN